The Cohaesibacter intestini genomic interval GTATCCGAAGCGCGCATTGCCAAAGACTTCAATGTCAGCCGAACACCCGTTCGGGAAGCCTTCAACCGGTTGGAAATGGAAGGATTATTGAAGGTTGAGCCACAACGCGGCACATTCGTTTTCGCACTTCAGCCCCATGAGCTGGCTCAGCTTTGTGATGCGCGTGTTTGCCTCGAAACGACGGCTCTGGAGCTAGCAATCAAATGCAATGCAGACGCCTTGTCCGAACGTCTTGCAGGTTGTGTTGAAAAGATGACCGAGGCGCTCGAATCGGGCGATGCCAGCCGCTACCTGACGCTCGACACACAATTTCATCAACATCTTTTTGATTGCTCGGAGAACCGCTTTCTGAATGATGCCTATCAGGCCATTGCCAAGAAAATGGCCGCCCTACGCAACCGTCTCAGTCGCCATGCGGAGCATATGGACAAGTCCTATCGCGAGCATCAGGCGATCACTGAAGCGGTGAAAGCAAAAGACACCGAGACAGCCTTGAGCATCTTGCGAAATCACATTGATCGCAAGGAAGGCTCTTACTGGAAGCAAGCCACTAAGACGGCGTGACTCCTGCCCGGATCGTTAGCGATAGCCAGCCTTTTCCCGACGCAAGAAGACTGAAAAGGCCTTTGTCTTTTTTCAAAGGAAATAGAAGAATACGGCGATTGTCATGCCTGTGCCCATGAGCAACTTAAAGTGCCAATCGCCCTGCCCTTTTACGATCTTGTTCAGAAACAGCATCGACAACAGGATGCCGAAAACACCGCGCAGAGATTGAGCGACATTGGCCTCTAATACTCCGCTTAGACGAAAGCCAACAAGCAGCAGGCAGACGGCCACAAACCAACTCAAGGCGACCCACCGCGCTGCATAGACCAAGCTCAGGGGCTGACAGCCAGAAAGCATGCCCAATCCGGCAAAAAAACCGCAAAAAACGTAATTGATCGAAACGGTCAGAGCGACCTGCATCAAGGCAGATAGACCGACAAAGTCTTGGGTATATCGTGTGATCTCAATGTCGGACTGGGCATAACCAAGACTTGCACCAATCACCAGACAGGCAGGCAAGACATCCAGCCTACCGGCCCGCCGCGACAAAAGATAAGCCATCAAAAGAATGGCGACGATTGCCACCAATTGATGCCAGGCCGGCATGGGTTGACCCATGAAGCTCATCAGAATCGTGATGGTTGGAATTTTCAAAGCCAGCAACGGCGAAACGATGGATACGTCGCTTTTTTGAATTGCGATTGCGATCAGCAGTTGCGCAATGGCGTAAGGTAAATTGATCCATATTAGCGCGACAAAGTGGGATGGATCGAGATAGCGCCAAGCATTGAGCCCGATAAAAGGAAGGGCTGCGATCAATCCCATAGCAGCATGAGATGCCAATAGAATTTGGGCGGAACTATAGCCGGATGTCTGTTGGCATTTCTGGGTGAAGGCATAATTCGTAGCCTGAAAAAAGGCTCCACTAAGACTGGCCGCTAATCCAATTGACATGTTTGATCCGCGTTGAAGGGTATTCCGAGCTTATCGGCAAATGGCGAGGAAGCTTTCTCCGAATTGCACCCAATAGAGGAATGGCATACCGTATGCCAGATCGTGTCATTGTGTCAAGCTCACCAGACTGGCCGAGTTGGAATTGATCGATAGAGAACGCAGAATGGTGTAGCACCAGATCAAGGCGGCAAACTTCTCTGCCATCAAA includes:
- a CDS encoding GntR family transcriptional regulator, which encodes METIERPKSLTELVTEKLMDVIVNGELELGSQVSEARIAKDFNVSRTPVREAFNRLEMEGLLKVEPQRGTFVFALQPHELAQLCDARVCLETTALELAIKCNADALSERLAGCVEKMTEALESGDASRYLTLDTQFHQHLFDCSENRFLNDAYQAIAKKMAALRNRLSRHAEHMDKSYREHQAITEAVKAKDTETALSILRNHIDRKEGSYWKQATKTA